The following proteins are co-located in the uncultured Draconibacterium sp. genome:
- a CDS encoding NAD(P)H-dependent oxidoreductase subunit E has product MDNNFQNIDQLITEKGSTKKSLIPILQAIQKEYNYLPEDVLKYLAKKTEISAAEIIGVASFYSQFRLAPVGEHMIKVCVGTACHVKGAGQVYDAFRREFNLSDGEETDMSGKYTLEKVACLGCCTLAPVVQIDETTYGHVAPDQVGQIIEDFESQAGKKYSKKARKADGSEIKGEIRIGLGSCCVASGSQEIQQEVESVVNESGLRVKLKHVGCVGMCHQVPLVEIVPNEGEPTLYAKVKPEDVKNIVENHFEAPGLLSKLKNKLLHTVETIQTDRNWDGVERYEISMREKPVASFLGKQVPIATEYRGIINPLDVDEYIKRGGFTSMKKVLETMSSDEVIEEVKESGIRGRGGAGFPTGLKWSLVKKEKNDTKYIICNGDEGDPGAFMDRMLLESYPYRVIEGMVIAAYAVGIHEGYFYIRAEYPLAVKRIREAIKICKERNYLGENILGSGFNLNLQIYEGAGAFVCGEESALIASIEGNRGFPRMRPPFPAQSGLWGKPTLVNNTETLAQISYILREGSAGFKGIGTGKSAGTKVFALAGKVARGGLIEVPMGITVKQVIEEIGGGIANGRKFKAVQIGGPSGGCIPAEFADTPIDYESLSEMGAMMGSGGLVVLDDTDCMVDIARYFLSFTQEESCGKCTFCRVGTKRMLDILENITSGKGKQGDIEELEHLADWTKKGSLCGLGKTAPNPVLSTLKYFRDEYEAHINGVCPTGKCTELITYSVNDECIGCTKCVQKCPVDAIPFTPHEKHSINTELCIKCDACRAACPVDAIDVR; this is encoded by the coding sequence ATGGATAATAATTTTCAAAATATAGACCAGCTAATCACGGAAAAGGGATCAACAAAAAAAAGCTTGATTCCAATACTTCAGGCCATTCAGAAGGAATACAATTATTTGCCCGAAGATGTGCTGAAATACCTGGCTAAAAAGACTGAAATTTCTGCTGCTGAAATCATTGGAGTGGCTAGTTTTTACTCTCAGTTTCGCTTGGCTCCGGTGGGTGAACACATGATTAAAGTATGCGTGGGGACGGCTTGCCACGTAAAAGGTGCTGGTCAGGTTTACGATGCTTTCCGGCGCGAATTTAATCTGTCGGATGGCGAAGAAACTGACATGTCGGGAAAATACACGCTCGAAAAAGTGGCTTGTCTGGGGTGTTGTACTTTGGCTCCGGTGGTGCAGATTGATGAAACAACATACGGCCATGTGGCTCCCGATCAGGTGGGACAAATTATAGAAGATTTTGAAAGCCAGGCCGGAAAAAAATACTCAAAAAAAGCCCGGAAAGCGGATGGTTCAGAAATAAAAGGCGAAATACGCATCGGTTTGGGATCGTGTTGCGTAGCCAGCGGAAGTCAGGAAATTCAGCAGGAAGTTGAAAGTGTGGTTAACGAAAGTGGTTTGCGTGTAAAGCTGAAACATGTGGGCTGTGTAGGTATGTGCCACCAGGTGCCGCTGGTTGAAATTGTTCCGAACGAGGGCGAACCAACTTTATATGCAAAGGTGAAACCCGAAGACGTAAAGAATATTGTTGAAAATCATTTTGAAGCCCCCGGCTTGTTATCAAAACTAAAAAATAAGCTGCTTCACACAGTTGAAACCATACAAACCGATCGGAATTGGGACGGTGTTGAGCGCTACGAAATAAGTATGCGCGAAAAACCGGTAGCCTCATTTCTTGGAAAACAAGTTCCGATTGCTACCGAATACCGTGGAATCATCAATCCGCTTGATGTGGACGAATACATTAAGCGCGGTGGTTTTACTTCCATGAAAAAGGTACTCGAAACCATGAGTTCAGATGAAGTAATTGAGGAGGTAAAAGAAAGTGGAATTCGCGGGCGTGGGGGAGCAGGCTTCCCCACCGGACTTAAATGGAGTTTGGTTAAAAAGGAAAAAAACGATACAAAATATATTATTTGTAATGGCGACGAAGGTGATCCCGGAGCATTTATGGACCGTATGCTTTTGGAATCGTATCCTTATCGTGTGATTGAAGGCATGGTGATTGCTGCATATGCGGTGGGAATTCATGAGGGCTATTTTTACATTCGTGCTGAATATCCGCTGGCAGTAAAACGGATTCGCGAAGCCATAAAAATCTGTAAAGAGAGAAATTACCTTGGCGAAAACATTTTGGGAAGTGGTTTTAATCTCAACCTTCAGATTTACGAAGGTGCAGGTGCTTTTGTTTGTGGTGAAGAAAGTGCCTTAATTGCATCCATCGAAGGAAACCGTGGATTTCCGAGAATGCGTCCGCCATTTCCGGCGCAAAGCGGTTTGTGGGGAAAACCAACCCTGGTTAACAATACCGAAACACTGGCACAGATTTCATACATTTTGCGGGAAGGATCGGCCGGGTTTAAAGGAATTGGGACCGGGAAAAGTGCCGGAACAAAAGTGTTTGCACTGGCCGGTAAAGTGGCTCGCGGAGGTCTGATTGAAGTGCCCATGGGAATTACTGTAAAACAGGTAATTGAGGAAATTGGCGGAGGAATTGCCAATGGCCGGAAATTTAAGGCGGTGCAAATTGGTGGACCTTCCGGAGGATGTATTCCGGCCGAATTTGCCGATACTCCCATTGATTATGAGTCTTTGTCTGAAATGGGTGCAATGATGGGGTCGGGAGGTTTGGTTGTACTCGACGACACCGATTGTATGGTTGACATTGCCCGTTATTTTCTGTCGTTTACACAGGAAGAATCGTGCGGTAAATGTACTTTCTGCCGGGTTGGAACAAAACGAATGCTGGATATTCTTGAAAATATTACATCGGGGAAAGGCAAACAAGGCGATATTGAAGAACTTGAGCATTTAGCCGATTGGACCAAAAAAGGAAGTTTGTGCGGACTGGGGAAAACGGCCCCAAATCCGGTTTTAAGTACCTTGAAATATTTCAGGGACGAGTACGAAGCGCACATTAATGGTGTTTGCCCGACCGGGAAATGTACCGAACTGATAACTTATTCGGTAAACGATGAATGTATTGGATGTACCAAATGTGTTCAGAAATGTCCGGTAGATGCGATTCCTTTTACGCCACACGAAAAACATTCGATTAATACTGAACTGTGTATAAAATGTGATGCCTGCCGCGCAGCATGTCCTGTTGACGCCATTGATGTAAGGTAG